One genomic segment of Streptomyces sp. NBC_00239 includes these proteins:
- a CDS encoding maleylpyruvate isomerase family mycothiol-dependent enzyme, whose product MPTARKPKTRSYDPAKIDAAVTAQFGHIAEAVGGLSAEQLARPTHLGGWTVRELAAHIAWVIDSLAAATERPAPAKAQVTAVEWPFATAFLAGRIAEVAKELSLEDPLDVQYERAVARLAAALAAHPGSRPLDLRIGSMTLADFMVTRTVELVVHTDDLNRAAGLAIPFERQALAACTRLLADALAAKAPGGSVEVRIPPFAVVQCVEGPRHTRGTPPNVVETDPLTWVRLATGRTGWAAALAEAQVSASGERADLAAVLPVMS is encoded by the coding sequence ATGCCAACGGCCCGGAAGCCCAAGACCCGCAGCTACGACCCCGCGAAGATCGACGCGGCCGTGACCGCCCAGTTCGGCCACATCGCCGAGGCGGTGGGCGGGCTGTCCGCGGAGCAGCTCGCGCGCCCCACCCACCTCGGCGGCTGGACCGTACGGGAGCTGGCCGCGCACATCGCCTGGGTGATCGACTCCCTGGCGGCCGCCACCGAGCGGCCCGCCCCGGCGAAGGCCCAGGTCACGGCCGTGGAGTGGCCCTTCGCCACTGCCTTTCTGGCCGGCCGGATCGCCGAGGTCGCCAAGGAGCTCTCGCTGGAGGACCCGCTGGACGTCCAGTACGAGCGCGCCGTCGCCCGTCTGGCCGCGGCGCTCGCCGCGCATCCCGGCAGCCGGCCGCTCGACCTGCGCATCGGCTCCATGACCCTGGCCGACTTCATGGTCACCCGGACCGTCGAACTCGTCGTCCACACCGATGATTTGAACCGTGCCGCGGGCCTCGCGATCCCCTTCGAGCGGCAGGCGCTGGCCGCGTGCACCCGTCTCCTCGCGGACGCCCTCGCGGCCAAGGCGCCCGGTGGCTCGGTGGAGGTCCGGATCCCGCCGTTCGCGGTGGTCCAGTGCGTGGAGGGCCCCCGGCACACCCGCGGTACGCCGCCCAACGTGGTGGAGACCGACCCGCTGACGTGGGTACGGCTGGCCACGGGGCGGACCGGCTGGGCGGCGGCGCTCGCCGAAGCGCAGGTCAGCGCCAGTGGCGAGCGGGCCGACCTGGCCGCCGTACTCCCGGTGATGAGCTGA
- the purF gene encoding amidophosphoribosyltransferase, protein MPRGDGRLNHDLLPGEKGPQDACGVFGVWAPGEEVAKLTYFGLYALQHRGQESAGIAVSNGSQILVFKDMGLVSQVFDETSLGSLQGHIAVGHARYSTTGASVWENAQPTFRATAHGSIALGHNGNLVNTAELAEMVADLPRQDGRATQVAATNDTDLVTALLAGQTDDDGKPLTIEESATKVLPQVKGAFSLVFMDEGTLYTARDPQGIRPLVLGRLERGWVVASETAALDICGASFVREVEPGELIAIDENGLRTSRFAEAKPKGCVFEYVYLARPDTDIAGRNVYLSRVEMGRRLAKEAPVDADLVIATPESGTPAAVGYAEASGIPYGSGLVKNAYVGRTFIQPSQTIRQLGIRLKLNPLKEVIRGKRLVVVDDSIVRGNTQRALVKMLREAGAAEVHIRISSPPVKWPCFFGIDFATRAELIANGMTVDEIATSLGADSLSYISLDSMIEATTIQKPNLCRACFDGVYPMELPDPELLGKQLLENELAGGTDAADALRRP, encoded by the coding sequence GTGCCTCGTGGTGATGGACGACTCAACCACGACCTGCTCCCCGGTGAGAAGGGCCCCCAGGACGCTTGCGGCGTCTTCGGTGTCTGGGCTCCGGGTGAAGAGGTCGCCAAGCTCACCTACTTCGGACTGTATGCATTGCAGCACCGCGGACAAGAGTCCGCGGGCATCGCTGTGAGCAACGGTTCCCAGATCCTCGTCTTCAAGGACATGGGCCTCGTGTCCCAGGTCTTCGACGAAACCTCCCTCGGCTCCCTCCAGGGCCATATCGCGGTCGGTCACGCCCGTTACTCGACCACCGGTGCCTCGGTGTGGGAGAACGCGCAGCCCACCTTCCGTGCCACGGCCCACGGCTCCATTGCCCTGGGTCACAACGGCAACCTGGTGAACACCGCCGAACTCGCCGAGATGGTCGCCGACCTGCCCCGGCAGGACGGCCGTGCCACCCAGGTGGCGGCCACCAACGACACCGATCTCGTGACGGCCCTGCTGGCCGGCCAGACCGATGACGACGGCAAGCCGCTGACCATCGAGGAGTCGGCCACCAAGGTCCTCCCGCAGGTCAAGGGCGCCTTCTCGCTCGTCTTCATGGACGAGGGAACCCTCTACACCGCCCGTGACCCGCAGGGCATCCGCCCGCTGGTCCTAGGCCGCCTGGAGCGCGGCTGGGTGGTCGCGAGTGAGACCGCCGCCCTCGACATCTGCGGCGCCAGCTTCGTCCGCGAGGTCGAGCCGGGCGAGCTCATCGCGATCGACGAGAACGGCCTGCGCACCTCCCGATTCGCAGAAGCAAAGCCCAAGGGCTGTGTTTTCGAGTACGTCTACCTGGCGCGCCCGGACACCGACATCGCCGGCCGCAACGTGTACCTCTCGCGTGTCGAGATGGGCCGCAGGCTGGCGAAGGAAGCCCCGGTCGACGCCGATCTGGTGATAGCGACGCCCGAGTCCGGTACGCCGGCGGCCGTCGGCTACGCCGAGGCCAGCGGCATCCCCTACGGCTCCGGCCTGGTGAAGAACGCCTACGTGGGCCGGACCTTCATCCAGCCGTCCCAGACGATCCGCCAGCTCGGCATCCGTCTGAAGCTCAACCCGCTCAAGGAAGTCATCCGGGGCAAGCGCCTGGTGGTCGTCGACGACTCGATCGTCCGCGGCAACACCCAGCGCGCGCTCGTGAAGATGCTCCGCGAGGCCGGCGCGGCCGAGGTCCACATCCGGATCTCCTCCCCGCCGGTGAAGTGGCCGTGCTTCTTCGGCATCGACTTCGCCACCCGGGCGGAGCTGATCGCCAACGGCATGACGGTCGACGAGATCGCCACGTCGCTCGGCGCGGACTCGCTCTCGTACATCTCGCTCGATTCGATGATCGAGGCGACGACCATCCAGAAGCCGAACCTCTGCCGGGCCTGCTTCGACGGCGTGTACCCCATGGAGCTGCCCGACCCGGAGCTCCTGGGCAAGCAGCTGCTGGAGAACGAGCTGGCGGGCGGCACGGATGCCGCCGACGCGCTCCGTCGCCCGTAA
- a CDS encoding Leu/Phe/Val dehydrogenase: MGVTTVTEMTDGVLHTLFRSEQGGHEQVVLCQDRATGLKAVIAIHSTALGPALGGTRFHAYASDEEAVLDALNLSRGMSYKNALAGLDHGGGKAVIIGDPDVLKSEELLLAYGRFVESLGGRYVTACDVGTYVADMDVVARETRWATGRSPENGGAGDSSVLTAYGVFQGMRASAQHRWGDPTLRGRKVGVVGVGKVGHYLVEHLLEDGAEVVITDVRQESVDRILAKHPQVTAVADTETLIRTEGLDIYAPCALGGALNDDSVPVLTATIVCGAANNQLAHPGVEKDLADRGILYAPDYVVNAGGVIQVADELHGFDFDRCKVKATKIFDTTLEIFARAKADGIPPAAAADRIAEQRMSEARAARTA, encoded by the coding sequence ATGGGAGTCACCACCGTGACCGAAATGACCGACGGCGTCCTGCACACCCTGTTCCGCTCGGAGCAGGGAGGCCATGAGCAAGTCGTGCTGTGCCAGGACCGCGCCACCGGCCTGAAGGCCGTCATCGCCATCCACTCGACCGCCCTGGGCCCGGCCCTCGGCGGCACCCGGTTCCACGCGTACGCGTCCGACGAGGAGGCCGTGCTCGACGCCCTCAACCTGTCGCGCGGCATGTCGTACAAGAACGCGCTGGCCGGCCTCGACCACGGCGGCGGCAAGGCCGTGATCATCGGCGACCCGGACGTCCTGAAGTCCGAGGAACTGCTGCTGGCCTACGGCCGGTTCGTGGAGTCCCTCGGCGGCCGCTACGTCACCGCGTGCGACGTCGGCACCTACGTCGCCGACATGGACGTGGTGGCCCGTGAGACGCGCTGGGCGACCGGCCGCTCCCCCGAGAACGGCGGCGCCGGCGACTCCTCCGTGCTCACCGCGTACGGCGTCTTCCAGGGCATGCGCGCCAGCGCCCAGCACCGGTGGGGCGACCCGACGCTGCGCGGCCGCAAGGTCGGCGTCGTGGGCGTCGGCAAGGTCGGCCACTACCTCGTCGAGCACCTCCTGGAGGACGGCGCGGAGGTCGTGATCACGGACGTCCGCCAGGAGTCCGTCGACCGGATCCTCGCCAAGCACCCCCAGGTCACCGCCGTGGCCGACACGGAGACGCTGATCCGCACCGAGGGCCTGGACATCTACGCCCCCTGCGCACTCGGCGGCGCGCTCAACGACGACTCCGTCCCGGTGCTCACCGCGACGATCGTCTGCGGCGCCGCGAACAACCAGCTCGCGCACCCCGGCGTCGAGAAGGACCTCGCGGACCGCGGGATCCTCTACGCGCCCGACTACGTCGTGAACGCCGGCGGTGTCATCCAGGTCGCCGACGAGCTGCACGGCTTCGACTTCGACCGCTGCAAGGTCAAGGCCACGAAGATCTTCGACACCACCCTGGAGATCTTTGCCCGTGCGAAGGCGGATGGCATTCCGCCGGCCGCCGCGGCCGACCGGATCGCCGAGCAGCGGATGTCCGAGGCGCGCGCCGCACGCACCGCGTAG
- a CDS encoding META domain-containing protein yields the protein MPAALVAALAMTACGTDSGTATGSAPEGEALTGIKWNVESVTVDGKTTAAPAGADLVIEGKEASGNYGCNRFTADVTTDGATLTFKPGATTTMACDDMAFETLYAGVLKGALKADASADKLTLTGADGDRINLTSKAVAPPKAASFTGTKWSVDALAGGSSPLDSVSSVPEGKSYFTVGKDGSVRGNLGCNSFNTTAKIAGDTVTFGPIASTRMACTGPEGDAEKAMTELLGSGALKVTIEGNALTLTADSGKSLGAKALRK from the coding sequence GTGCCCGCGGCCCTCGTCGCCGCCCTTGCCATGACCGCCTGCGGTACCGACAGCGGTACGGCCACCGGCAGCGCCCCCGAGGGCGAAGCGCTGACCGGCATCAAGTGGAACGTCGAGAGCGTGACCGTGGACGGCAAGACGACCGCCGCCCCGGCCGGCGCCGACCTGGTGATCGAGGGGAAGGAAGCCAGCGGCAACTACGGCTGCAACCGCTTCACCGCCGACGTCACCACCGACGGTGCCACCCTGACCTTCAAGCCCGGCGCCACCACCACCATGGCCTGCGACGACATGGCGTTCGAGACCTTGTACGCCGGTGTCCTCAAGGGCGCGCTGAAGGCCGATGCGAGTGCCGACAAGCTCACCCTGACCGGCGCCGACGGGGACCGGATCAACCTGACCTCGAAGGCCGTCGCCCCGCCGAAGGCCGCCTCCTTCACCGGGACCAAGTGGTCCGTGGACGCGCTGGCCGGGGGCAGCTCCCCGCTGGACAGCGTCTCCTCCGTGCCCGAGGGCAAGTCGTACTTCACCGTGGGCAAGGACGGTTCGGTCCGCGGCAACCTGGGCTGCAACTCCTTCAACACCACGGCCAAGATCGCCGGTGACACGGTCACCTTCGGTCCGATCGCCTCGACCCGGATGGCCTGCACCGGCCCCGAGGGCGACGCCGAGAAGGCGATGACCGAGCTGCTGGGCTCCGGCGCACTGAAGGTCACGATCGAGGGCAACGCCCTGACGCTGACCGCGGACAGTGGCAAGAGTCTGGGTGCCAAGGCCCTCCGGAAGTAG
- the bldC gene encoding developmental transcriptional regulator BldC has product MTARTPDAEPLLTPAEVATMFRVDPKTVTRWAKAGKLTSIRTLGGHRRYREAEVRALLAGIPQQRSEA; this is encoded by the coding sequence ATGACCGCTCGCACCCCTGATGCCGAGCCGCTGCTGACCCCGGCTGAGGTTGCCACCATGTTCCGCGTGGACCCGAAGACGGTTACCCGCTGGGCCAAGGCCGGCAAGCTCACGTCCATCCGCACGCTGGGTGGGCACCGCCGTTACCGCGAGGCTGAGGTCCGCGCCCTGCTTGCGGGAATTCCGCAGCAGCGCAGCGAGGCCTGA
- the purM gene encoding phosphoribosylformylglycinamidine cyclo-ligase: MSAESFVPAPQAGTGASYASAGVDIEAGDRAVELMKEWVKKTQRPEVLGGLGGFAGLFDASALKRYERPLLASATDGVGTKVDIARQMGVYDTIGHDLVAMVMDDIVVCGAEPLFMTDYICVGKVHPERVAQIVKGIAEGCVLAGCALVGGETAEHPGLLGPDDFDVAGAGTGVVEYDHLLGADRIRTGDAVIAMASSGLHSNGYSLVRHVLFDRAGLALDKEIPEFGRTLGEELLEPTKIYSLDCLALTRTAEVHAFSHITGGGLAANLARVIPDHLHATVDRATWTPGAVFDLVGKAGRVEQLELEKTLNMGVGMMAVVPQEAVEPALAVLADRGVDAWVAGEILDRGDHAEGATLTGTYAV, translated from the coding sequence ATGAGTGCTGAGTCCTTTGTTCCTGCTCCGCAGGCTGGCACCGGTGCCAGCTACGCGTCCGCGGGCGTCGACATCGAGGCGGGCGACCGCGCCGTCGAGCTGATGAAGGAGTGGGTGAAGAAGACGCAGCGCCCCGAGGTCCTCGGCGGCCTCGGCGGTTTCGCCGGCCTCTTCGACGCCTCCGCCCTCAAGAGGTACGAGCGTCCGCTGCTCGCCTCGGCCACCGACGGCGTCGGCACGAAGGTCGACATCGCCCGGCAGATGGGCGTGTACGACACGATCGGCCACGACCTGGTGGCGATGGTCATGGACGACATCGTCGTCTGCGGCGCCGAGCCGCTCTTCATGACCGACTACATCTGCGTCGGCAAGGTCCACCCCGAGCGCGTCGCCCAGATCGTCAAGGGCATCGCCGAGGGCTGTGTGCTGGCCGGCTGCGCGCTGGTCGGCGGCGAGACGGCGGAGCACCCGGGCCTGCTGGGCCCGGACGACTTCGACGTGGCCGGCGCCGGCACCGGTGTCGTGGAGTACGACCACCTGCTCGGTGCGGATCGCATCCGTACGGGGGACGCGGTGATCGCGATGGCGTCCTCCGGACTTCACTCGAACGGGTACTCGCTGGTGCGGCACGTGCTCTTCGACCGGGCCGGGCTGGCCCTGGACAAGGAGATCCCGGAGTTCGGCCGGACCCTCGGCGAGGAGCTCCTGGAGCCCACCAAGATCTACTCGCTGGACTGCCTGGCGCTCACCCGGACCGCCGAGGTGCACGCGTTCTCGCACATCACCGGCGGCGGGCTCGCGGCCAACCTGGCCCGCGTGATCCCGGACCACCTGCACGCCACGGTCGACCGCGCCACCTGGACCCCGGGTGCGGTGTTCGACCTCGTCGGCAAGGCCGGCCGGGTGGAGCAGCTGGAGCTGGAGAAGACCCTCAACATGGGTGTCGGCATGATGGCCGTCGTGCCCCAGGAAGCCGTCGAGCCGGCGCTCGCCGTGCTGGCCGACCGCGGTGTCGACGCGTGGGTCGCGGGCGAGATCCTCGACCGCGGCGACCACGCCGAGGGTGCGACCCTCACCGGTACGTACGCCGTCTGA
- the purL gene encoding phosphoribosylformylglycinamidine synthase subunit PurL: MSLDTVKHATETPDASQPWKELGLKEDEYARIREILDRRPTGAELAMYSVMWSEHCSYKSSKIHLKQFGEKAPENTALLVGIGENAGVVDVGQGYAVTFKVESHNHPSYIEPYQGAATGIGGIVRDILAMGARPVAVVDPLRFGAADHPDTKRVLPGVVAGIGGYGNCLGLPNIGGEVVFDECYQGNPLVNAGCIGVMKHEDIHLAKASGPGNKVILYGARTGGDGIGGVSVLASETFDSTGPAKRPAVQVGDPFQEKLLIECTLEIFKEDLVAGIQDLGGAGLSCATSELASAGSGGMRVDLDTVPLRDATLSPEEILMSESQERMCAIVEPAKVERFLEICEKWDVIATVIGEVTEGERLEIFWHGEQIVDVPPRSVAHEGPTYHRPYARPSWQDALQADDAGRLPRPQSAAELREQVLALVASPNQASKAWVTDQYDRFVQGNTVLSQPEDAGMVRIDEETNLGVAMATDGNGRYAKLDPYTGAQLALAEAYRNVAATGAKPLAISDCLNFGSPEDPDVMWQFAEACRGLADGCLELGTPVTGGNVSLYNQTGDIAIHPTPVVAVLGVIDDVNRRTPMAFAEEGQLLYLLGDTREEFGGSAWSQVVHNHLGGLPPKVDLGREKLLGEILISASRDGMVDAAHDVSDGGVIQALAESCLKGGNGARVIVPEGLDAFTFLFSESAGRAIVSVPRSEELRFTDMCGARGLPATRIGVVDGEEIEIQGEFSLPLAELRAAHEATIPGLLA; this comes from the coding sequence CCAGCCGTGGAAGGAACTCGGCCTCAAGGAGGACGAGTACGCCCGCATCCGGGAGATCCTCGACCGCCGTCCGACCGGCGCCGAGCTCGCCATGTACTCGGTCATGTGGTCCGAGCACTGCTCGTACAAGAGCAGCAAGATCCACCTGAAGCAGTTCGGCGAGAAGGCCCCCGAGAACACCGCCCTCCTCGTCGGCATCGGCGAGAACGCCGGCGTCGTCGACGTGGGCCAGGGCTACGCGGTCACCTTCAAGGTGGAGTCGCACAACCACCCCAGCTACATCGAGCCCTACCAGGGCGCGGCCACCGGCATCGGCGGCATCGTCCGCGACATCCTCGCCATGGGCGCCCGCCCGGTCGCCGTCGTCGACCCGCTGCGCTTCGGCGCGGCCGACCACCCCGACACCAAGCGCGTCCTGCCGGGCGTCGTCGCGGGCATCGGCGGCTACGGCAACTGCCTGGGCCTGCCGAACATCGGCGGCGAGGTCGTCTTCGACGAGTGCTACCAGGGCAACCCGCTGGTCAACGCCGGATGCATCGGCGTGATGAAGCACGAGGACATCCACCTCGCCAAGGCCTCGGGCCCCGGCAACAAGGTGATCCTCTACGGTGCCCGCACCGGCGGCGACGGCATCGGCGGCGTCTCGGTCCTGGCCTCGGAGACCTTCGACTCCACCGGCCCGGCCAAGCGCCCCGCCGTGCAGGTCGGCGACCCCTTCCAGGAGAAGCTCCTCATCGAGTGCACCCTGGAGATCTTCAAGGAAGACCTCGTCGCGGGCATCCAGGACCTCGGCGGCGCCGGGCTCTCCTGCGCCACCTCGGAGCTGGCCTCGGCCGGTTCCGGCGGCATGCGGGTCGACCTCGACACCGTCCCGCTGCGCGACGCGACGCTCTCGCCCGAGGAAATCCTCATGAGCGAGTCGCAGGAGCGCATGTGCGCGATCGTCGAGCCGGCGAAGGTCGAGCGCTTCCTCGAGATCTGCGAGAAGTGGGACGTCATCGCCACCGTGATCGGTGAGGTCACCGAGGGCGAGCGGCTGGAGATCTTCTGGCACGGCGAGCAGATCGTCGACGTCCCGCCGCGGTCCGTCGCCCACGAGGGCCCGACGTACCACCGCCCGTACGCGCGCCCCTCCTGGCAGGACGCGCTTCAGGCGGACGACGCGGGCAGGCTGCCCCGCCCGCAGTCCGCCGCGGAGCTGCGCGAGCAGGTCCTCGCGCTGGTCGCCTCCCCGAACCAGGCCTCCAAGGCGTGGGTCACCGACCAGTACGACCGCTTCGTGCAGGGCAACACCGTCCTCTCGCAGCCCGAGGACGCGGGCATGGTCCGCATCGACGAGGAGACCAACCTCGGCGTGGCCATGGCGACCGACGGCAACGGCCGGTACGCCAAGCTCGACCCGTACACCGGCGCGCAGCTCGCGCTGGCCGAGGCGTATCGCAACGTCGCCGCGACCGGCGCCAAGCCGCTGGCCATCTCCGACTGCCTGAACTTCGGCTCGCCCGAGGACCCGGACGTCATGTGGCAGTTCGCCGAGGCCTGCCGCGGTCTGGCCGACGGCTGCCTGGAGCTGGGCACCCCGGTCACCGGCGGCAACGTCTCCCTCTACAACCAGACGGGTGACATCGCGATCCACCCGACCCCGGTCGTGGCGGTCCTCGGTGTGATCGACGACGTCAACCGCCGCACGCCGATGGCCTTCGCCGAAGAGGGCCAGCTGCTCTACCTGCTCGGTGACACCCGCGAGGAGTTCGGCGGCTCGGCCTGGTCCCAGGTCGTCCACAACCACCTCGGCGGCCTGCCCCCGAAGGTGGACCTGGGCCGCGAGAAGCTGCTCGGCGAGATCCTCATCTCCGCCTCCCGTGACGGCATGGTCGACGCCGCGCACGACGTGTCGGACGGCGGCGTGATCCAGGCGCTCGCCGAGTCCTGCCTCAAGGGCGGGAACGGCGCGCGGGTGATCGTCCCCGAGGGCCTGGACGCCTTCACCTTCCTGTTCTCCGAGTCGGCGGGCCGGGCCATCGTGTCCGTACCGCGCAGCGAGGAGCTCCGCTTCACCGACATGTGCGGCGCCCGGGGCCTCCCGGCCACCCGCATCGGTGTCGTGGACGGCGAAGAGATCGAGATCCAGGGCGAGTTCAGCCTGCCGCTGGCCGAGCTGCGCGCCGCGCACGAGGCCACCATCCCGGGGCTGCTCGCGTAG
- a CDS encoding DUF3073 domain-containing protein, producing the protein MGRGRAKAKQTKVARQLKYSSGGTDLSRLANELGASTPVPVSNQPPNGEPFEEDDEEDDPYARYAELYNEDDDEDEESGPSQQRRGA; encoded by the coding sequence ATGGGGCGCGGCCGGGCAAAGGCCAAGCAGACGAAGGTCGCCCGCCAGCTGAAGTACAGCAGCGGCGGGACTGACTTGTCGCGTCTGGCCAACGAGCTGGGCGCATCTACTCCGGTTCCGGTTTCGAACCAGCCGCCGAATGGCGAGCCGTTCGAAGAGGACGACGAGGAAGACGACCCGTACGCCCGCTATGCGGAGCTGTACAACGAGGACGACGACGAGGACGAAGAGTCCGGTCCGTCCCAGCAGCGTCGCGGTGCTTGA